In Mauremys mutica isolate MM-2020 ecotype Southern unplaced genomic scaffold, ASM2049712v1 Super-Scaffold_100167, whole genome shotgun sequence, the following are encoded in one genomic region:
- the LOC123359714 gene encoding N-myc proto-oncogene protein-like: protein MGGKLSAQQKVHAKELQDIIQQTGRPVSLDEEEDEVEDIEVLAEEKRHSSSKKTVMTIILKHCTPIHQHYYYAATSPYIESEDALPQEKLKHEVPHVTDPMIQPESKIRGFKSSKCRVSKRLRLNCLERQRNKDLRSSFLTLRDHVPELVKNEKVAKILILNKATDYIHSLQAEEHKLLLEKEKLQVRQQQLLMEIEHMETC, encoded by the exons atgggggggaaATTGTCAGCTCAGCAGAAGGTTCATGCGAAAGAGCTGCAGGATATCATACAACAGACTGGCAGGCCAGTTTCCCTGG atgaggaagaggatgaagtgGAAGACATTGAGGTTCTGGCAGAGGAGAAAAGACACTCTTCCTCCAAGAAGACTGTTATGACTATTATTCTAAAGCATTGCACCCCGATTCACCAGCATTATTACTACGCTGCCACTTCCCCATACATTGAAAGTGAAGATGCCCTGCCGCAGGAAAAGCTAAAACATGAGGTGCCCCATGTCACAGATCCCATGATCCAACCAGAGTCTAAGATccgaggg TTCAAGTCCTCAAAATGTAGGGTTAGCAAACGTCTACGCCTCAATTGTCTGGAACGTCAGCGGAATAAGGATCTGCGCTCTAGTTTCCTCACGTTAAGGGATCATGTACCTGAACtggttaaaaatgagaaagttgCAAAAATACTCATCTTGAATAAAGCCACTGATTATATCCATTCCCTTCAGGCAGAGGAACACAAGTTATTGCTAGAAAAGGAAAAATTGCAAGTCAGACAACAGCAGTTGCTAATGGAAATAGAACACATGGAGAcgtgttaa